The region ACCCGGGCACGAGGGGGGCGGCCCGCTATTCCTTTGACGACGATCTCTGCGTCCGCTGCAGGATCTGCGTTGAAATCTGCCCCCATGGCTGCATCGTCGCCGTCCCCCGGGGGAAGCCATGACGGAGCCGCGCATCCGGATAACGGTGGATGGCCAGCCGCTCCAGGTCGAGCCCGCTCTCCCCCTGCTGACGGCCCTCAGGGCACTGGGCTTCCCCATACCGGGACTCTGCCACCATCCCCGCACGGGGGAGCAGGGACGGTGCAGCCTGTGCATCGTCGAGGTGCGTGACCGGGATGGCTGGCGGGCGGAGCATGCCTGTCTGCTCCGTTGTGAGCCGGGGCTCACCGTAAGGACGGTTTCGCCTCATATCCACCAGCTGCGCTCCTGGGCCGCCCGGCTGTTGTTGGCGCGCGGTCCCTTTAACGAACCGGCCGTCGAGGTGATGCTGCGGGCAGTGCTGGCGGCGGCGGAAAAGGGGGACAACGGGGGACAATACCCCGATGCCGCGCTGCCACCCCTTTCCGCTGACGGCACTGACGCCGCCACTCCGGCAATGCCGCCCGGCTGCATTCTCTGCGGGCGGTGCATCGGCATGTGCACCGGCATCGGCAAGAACAAACTGGCATTCCTGGGCAGGGGTAAACGGCTCAGAATCGGGTATGTCCACGGCCCGTCGGATACCGGGGCATGCGGCACCTGCCACGCCTGCCGTGGCGTCTGCCCCACCGGTTTCATCCGTTCCAATGGCCAGGCTGCTTTTAGCGCACGGCTTTACCGCAGGCGTGGGGTGCCCCGGAACAACGGGGATTGAGCGGGTACGAACTCAATTCCTCCCCTCGAGCCGACGTCTGCCGGTCCCCGGTGAAATATCCAACAATCTCGAAACTTTCCTGATAATTTCGTAAACATTTCAAATTGAGAAACGCCTTATCATAAAAAGAGCATCCCTATCGGTTTCCGATAGACAAATCGTGCGATTTCAGGCTGTTGTATCCATGTCCCCCTATGGCACATTCGCTGCAACTGACAAGCGCACGAGCAGGTAAGTTGGTGCCGGCAACCGCCATGACGAAGCACGGCGCACGGCGTGTCCTGCCCATGCGTGGTGTGACGACGGAAAACGTCACGGTTGTGGGGACCTCCTTTCGCGTTTACTTCGCCCATTGCCCCGATTTCCCTTCCCTTGACGACCGGCAGGTTTGCCTTGACACTCCGCGGCCACGGAACCGGCATGCCGGGAGGTCGTCGCATGGTCGGGGGCCTTTCCGTTTGGCCGGTGATTTATACCGCCCCCGGTTGTGGGGCTATTCTGCTGAATTCGGAGGTAGTGATGTCTGTGCATAAGAATGCCCGGGTAGGGACGAAGCTTTTTGCCGGTTTCCTGTTTCTGGCCGTTATCGCAACGGCGGTTAATGTGGTGAATGCGCTGCGCTTGTCCCACATCAAGGGGATGCAGCAGCAATTGTACGCACAGGACATCAAGCCGATGAAAGACCTGGTCGATCTGACCGAAGCCTTCCAGAAGATGCGGGTGGCCACCCGGGACGTCACCATCGCCCAGACCCCGGAAGCCAAGCAGAAGGGGAGCGCCCTCCGGAGAGACAGCTTCAAGGCCGCAAACGACGCATTGATCGCCATTGCCGCCAGCTCCAGCGAAGCGAAAGACGCCGCGGAGGAGTTGCGGAAGTCGATCACCCAGTACAATACCCTTCTTGACAAGATCTACGAGATGATCGTCGCGGGCAGGGCCGCCGAGGCGGATGCCTACGGCAGAACACCCGAATCGATCCAGATCGTGAAGAACTGCACGGAGCAGTTGAAGGCGCTGACCGCCGCCAGGATCGCCCACGGCAACAAGGGGACCGAGGCGGCCATCGCCATCACCGATTCGGCGCTGATCCTGTCCATGGTCTGCACCGTGGTCATGCTGGCGATTGCCTTTGTCTTCGGCGTGGTGAGCACCCGCCTGATCACCCGGCCGGTGCACAGGCTGGTGCAGCAGGCGGAAAAGATCGCCGCCGGCGACCTGACGGTGAAGATCCAGCAGGAATCCCGGGACGAGATCGGCGTGCTGGCCGCCTCCTTCGCCACCATGACCGAGAGCCTGCGCGACACCCTCCAGAGGGTCAACGACACCTCGATCCAGGTGGCGACCGCGTCGAACCAGCTCCAGTCCACATCGGAACAGATCGCCACCGGGGCGGAGGAGGTTTCCGGCCAGGCCCAGACCGTGGCGACCGCCAGTGAGGAGTTGTCGGCCACCTCCGGCGACATCGCCCAGAACTGCCACGCTGCGGCCCAGGGGTCCCGGCAGGCGACCGGCGCGGCCCAGACCGGTGCCGAGGTGGTGGCGCAGACGGTGAGCGTCATGACCCGCATCGCCGAGCGGGTCACCGCGACGGCCCAGAGCGTGGAAGGGCTCGGCGCCCGGTCGGACCAGATCGGCGCCATTGTGGGGACCATCGAGGACATCGCCGACCAGACCAACCTGCTGGCCCTGAATGCGGCCATCGAAGCGGCCCGGGCCGGGGAGCAGGGACGCGGTTTCGCGGTTGTCGCCGATGAGGTGCGGGCCCTGGCCGAACGCACCACCACGGCGACCAAGGAGATCGGCGCCATGATCAAGGCGATCCAGACGGAGACCAAGGGGGCGGTGGCCGTGATGCAGGAGGGGGTCCGGGAGGTCCGGCAGGGTACGGAAGAGGCCTCCAGATCAGGCGCTGCCATCCAGGAGATCCTGGACCAGATCAATACCGTCACCATGCAGGTGAGCCAGATCGCCACGGCGGCGGAAGAGCAGTCGGCCACCACTTCGGAGATCACCAACAACATCCACCAGATCTCCGATGTGGTCCACCACACGGCCCGGGGCTCCCAGCAATCGGCCGCCGCCGCCGGGCAGCTCGCCCGGTTGTCGGACGACCTCCGTTCCCTGGTCAGGCAGTTCCGGTTGGCATAGCAGGGGGCGTCTTTGCTAGCCCCATGAGCGGTATCAGGCGTACCGGAAGAACGGAACGGCGGCCGGAAAGCCGCCGTCTCTTTTTGACGACGACTGGTGGCGACACGACGGCGTCGCATGAACGGAAAGGTGCTTCGGCACGATACGAGCGAGGAGGAGGCAGTGCAGCAATGATTTCACAACAGTTGATCATCTCCGGAGTGAACGGCCAGGGGATTCTCTTCATCACCCGGCTTTTGGCGGAGACCGCCATTGCCAAGGGGTTGCCGGTAATGACCTCCGAGACCCACGGCGCGGCTCAGGTCGATGGTGTCGTCATCTCCCACCTCAAGGTGGGGGCGTTCTCCAACCGGCTGGTGCGTCCGGGTAGAGCCGATGGCCTGATCGCCCTCAAGCCGGGCAACGTGGAGCTCCACGGCTCCTTTCTGAAACCGGACGGGTGGATAACGGCCAATGCCGGGGCCGCCGTTCCCCCCGCGGAAGCGGCGACCGTCAACGCCGACACCCTGGCCGTGCAATTGGGCAACCCCCAGGCGGTCAATCTGATCGTCCTCGGCCGCGCCCTCTCCACGGGGCGTCTTTTCTGCACGGCAGAGGAACTGGCCAGGACCATCCGGCGGAAACTGCAGGACAAACCCGCCCTGCTGGAAGAGGCCCTGGCGGCCTTGGACGCGGGGGCCGCCGCGGCCTGCTGACGGAATTTTTTACCGGCGTGCGTCTACACCTGTACGATGCACGCCGGGCTGTCGAAACGCGGATTGTTGATCAGGTCGGGCACCTTATGCGCCTGGAGCAATTCCGGAGGGTAGGGGTGGTAGAGGTGGCGGAACTCTTCCGGCTCCTGCCTGTTGTGGTCCAGCCAGAAGGAATAGCCGTCGGGGGCCAGGATCACCGGCATGCGGTCATGGATCGCCTCCATGGACGTGTTGGCGGAGGTGGTGAGGATGCAGACGCTTTGCAGCATATCCCCTTCGGGGGTTCGCCACTGCTCCCATATCCCGGCAAACCCCATGGGCGAGTCATCCACCGGGTGGATGTAGTACGGCTGCTTGCCCCCCTCGGCCTGCTGCCACTCGTAGAAGCCGGACGCCGGGACAATGCAGCGCTGGTGCCTGATCGCATGGCGGAACGCCGGCTTCTCGTGGACGGTCTCGCACCTGGCGTTGATCATGTGGCGGCCCAGATCCCTCCCCCTGGACCATGACGGTATGAGTCCCCATGTCATTTCGTCAAGCCTGTTGCGCCCATCGCCCGTCCGCCGGACGACATTCACCGCCTGGGTCGGCGCAATGTTATAGCGCGGTTCCAGGTCCGCCGGGGCGGTCACATGGAATATGGCCGCGAGGGTTTCCGGAGAGAGGATGGAAGTGAATCGTCCGCACATATGGCCAGTCATTGCTCCGTTCCGAATATCTTGGCTCGTCTCTGCATAAATTCTACCCGCTATTTCAGAAATTCATACCAGTCGTTGCTCAAATTGCACCGCAATCGGTCCAACACGAAGAAAAAACAAGGGAAAAGGTTTCTTGCAGGAGTGTGGGCTCGTTGGTGGGGGATCGGTGCACGGGGCGAAAAAATGCGCCCGGTTGCCGCCAGGCCCGTGTCGTTTCCAGGGCATGCGGCGGCGGGCGGGTGATGCCGCTTTCACATCAAGGCACCGGTTTCGTCCCTGATCTGAAAGCGGCCTCATGAGCCAATCGGCAGGGCGTCCTAGGCCTGCATCTCCTGCAGCTTGCTTCGGATCTGTTCGCGCTCGGGTTCATCGATCAGTTCCAATCCCGGCGCGTAGGCCTGCCCCAGGCAGTCTCCCAGGGCGTAATAGGCCCTGTCGCCGGAACTGCCGATGAGCGGGTCGATCTTCCCGGCAACCGGCAAGCCATTCTCGCCAAGTACTCCCTCGTCGGATTTCACATCGATGATCTGGCCGATGAACTGGGTATGGGAACCGATCTCAATGGAGTAGAGCATCCGGCATTCCATGACCAGCGGGAACTCGTCCACATAGGGGGCGTCCACCAGATCGCTCTTTACGGCGGTCAGTCCGGCCGCCGGAAATTTTTCGACGTCGGCACCGGAAACGATGCCCAGATAGTCTGTTGCTGCAAGATGCTCCCTGGAGGGGACACTGATTGTGAAGGCGTTGTGTTCCAGGATATTGGCGTGGGTCAACCGCGTCGACTGGATGGAGATTGCCACGCAGGGGGGCATGGTGCAGCAGATCCCCCCCAGGAGGCAACCATGATATTGGGCCGCCCGTCGGGACCGTAGCTGCCGATCACCCATACGGGCGAGGGCACCGCCAGCGGCTTGGGGCCAAGGGAATTCTTCATGTCGTTTGGTCCTTTCTCTGTCAAAGGGTAATCTTCATGCCGTCATGGGCCGCCAGCACATTGGGGTGCCGTGAGACCGTCTCCTGCAACTCCCCGGCGGTGACCGGCCGGCTGTAGTGGATCGACATATGGGTAAGCACCGTCGTCCCTGCCCCCACCTCCCTGCCCAGGCCGATGGCCTCATCCACCGACATGTGGCTGTGGGGAAACCAGTTGTCCCCATGGAACGTGGCATCGCAGACCAGCCAATCCACACCCGCCACTGCCCCTGCGGTTTCGGCCGGCAGACCGGCGGTGTCGGGAAAATAGGCGAGCCGCTTTCCGGCCGAGGCCACCAGAAAGCCCGCGGTCTCTATGCCGTGATTGGCGGGGAGCGGGGTAATGGTGACGCCGTCGAAGGGGTGCGGTTCGTTGAACCGCCAGGCGGTTACGGCAAATACCTCGTCCAGGTCGGGAAACGCCCTTGCGAACTGCTCCACGGCCGTGGGGGGCAGATAGAGCGGTATCGGCTCTTTCCGCTGCAGCTTGACATAGTATTCCAGTTCGCCGATCCCGCCGAAATGGTCGTAATGCCAGTGGGTGAGAAATACGCGGTCGATGGCTTTGATTTGCTCCCGGACCAATTGGGCCCGCAGGTCGGGCGGGGTGTCCAGGAGGATCTGCGTCTGCCCGGCGGTGACGAGCGCCCCGCTCCGGGTCCTGGCATGGGCCGGGTTCTCCCGGGCGTCCCGGCATCCCGCGCAATCGCAGAAAAAGGACGGTGCCCCCGGTCCCGCGCCGGACCCCATGATCCTGAAGGTCGCACCGCCGCTCATGGGGCGCCCCCACCGGCGGCGCATTCGGGCCCGTTGTGCGCCACGCATCCGGCATACCTCATGGGTACCGGGTTGCAGTTGTCCCGGTCCGGGCATTCGCGGCACTGCTCGTCGAACGGGGCCGCCAAGTCGCTAAAAGCGCAGGTCACAAAACCGTTTTTCCGGTAAAACCCCGAGCTTTTCCCCTTTGCCGCCGTCGTGACCGTATAGGCCCCGATGGGTGCCGACGTGCCGTTGCGGGAGTAGCGCCACGGCTGTCCGATCAGCTCCCTGAGCAGGATGCTGCCGGCGCCGTGGCTGCGTGCGCTCCCCTTGACCGCAAACACCAGCAGGTGAAACTCCGCCTCGCCGGTTTGGGTCAGCATGCCCCCGCCGATGATCTCGCCGGCCTCTTGTATCAGGACGTGCTCCTGCATCTCTCCGGCAATATCCATGTTCTCGTCCAGGAAGATGCCCCGCAGTTCGGTCTCGTCCTCGTCTGTCGCAAACACGATGTCATACACGCAGGTATCCTCCCTGTCCGGTGCCGTCATTTCTGCCGCAGTTCCAGTTGGATCGCCTTTTGCGGGCATTGGCCGACACAGGTATAACAGGTGCAGCATTTTTCGGGCGCGGCCGCCACGGCCTTCCCGCCCCCTACCGTGGTCCGCATCTCGAGCACCGCCTCCGGGCAGAAGGCCACGCACAGGCCGCAGCCGTTGCAGCGCTCATCGTCGATGTGCACCTGTACGCTGTAGTCTTCGGGATGTTCCGATGGCCTGACATTGTCCATGACCGGCGGCATGTAGATCTTGCGGCGCGCCTCCGGGATGCTCTTGACCGCCAGTTTTTCCAGCGACGCCACAAGGGCGGGGAGTTGGTGGTACGGGACGGAAAGGTAGGCCTCGAAATCGTTGATGTCGCTGATGGCCCGGGCCCCGTAGCAGCCGAAGGAGATATTCATCTTTTGGCTTTTCATGACCTGCACGGTCAGGTCGGCGCAGGTGGAGTTGTACCCCGAGGTATGGAACACCTGCCGTTCACCGCTGCCGTAGCTGGAGGCGCAGCAGAGCCACATGATCTGCTCGGGATAGATGGTGAAGATCACCACGTCCGGTTCGAACCGGGCATCCTCCAGGGGGGCGACGACCGATGCCCGATACGCCCCCGCCTCGAACTCCGGCCGTGAGGCGATCATCTTCTGCGCGATTTCGATGTTGGGCAGCTTCTTGAACAGCAGGTACAGTTCGCCGGAGCGCAGTTTGGGCGACATGGGAACCAGCCCCATGATCGCGGAGCCGTCGGGGCAGGCGTGTTTGCTGGGGGCATATAGATGCTGTTCCCCCGTCTGGCGGCCGTTATGGCCTGGCAGTGCCGGAGGGGCAGGGAGGGCTCTGCAACGCCCTCCGGTGCCTCTTCGCCCGGTTTCAAAAGCTTTACGGCAACGGGCGACCAGCGGAGCGTCAGCAGTCTTTTACATGATTCGGCAAGTTCGCTATTGTTCACGGACATCTCCCTCATCGGCGGTCTCTTCCCGGTTCTTTCCCCGCAGGGCGCTGTCTACCGCTGCGGCGGCTGGGCCGTGCTCTCCAGCCCGATCTCCTCGAGTATCCCGATGGTATGTGCCGGGACCAGGATGTTTTCGTCATTGGCGGCGGCCAGTTTCAGCGCCTTTACCACCGGGATCATGCTCGCCAGGTCAACGGGGATATCCACATCCGGGACCGCTTCGACGACCCCCAGCGGCAGGTTCTTGCCGCTCGCCTTGGCCACCAGCATGTCCAGCGCCGTTATCCCGTCCTGGTTGTAGAATACGCCCTTGAAATCGAAGGGTGTGGTGTAGGTGTACCCCACGATGGAGAACCCGCCCTCCTGGCAGGCCCCTTCCACCACGGCCGCCCCAAGGGGCTGGTCTGCAGCATTGTCCTTTTTTGCCGCCAGCCCGGCCTTGCTGCCGGCAAGTCGTCCCAGTTTCGCGACCGCGTCCCGGATGATGTACGGCTGGAGGGTGGGGATATCCCCGCCGACGATGAGAATGCTGTCGGCCGCCCGGTCCGGGGCGCCGTCCTTCAGGATGTAGTCGGCGGCATACTGCATGCAGTCATCGAAGTTCCCGGCCTTGTCGGCATAAACTTCCTTGATCTGCGAGCGGTCCGAGACCTTCGCCAGCAAGGCCTCCAGGTAGTCGGCATCGCCCCCGTTGTTGTAGCAGATCCGTACCTCGCCGCTCTTTGCCGCGATACAGACATTTATCACGTCCAGGAGGCACCCTTCGTACAGCGCCACGGCCTCCTCAGAGGTGAGGATTCCCCCCCGGTCTGTCGTAAGGCGAGTCTTGGTCTCCCCCGGTTTCGGCACCTTGGTGAAAACGATTATTGTGTTGCGCATTGGCTACCCCCGATTATGTTATGCCGCTTCCAAACCAAGGCGTTCCCTGCATTGGCCCATCATAGCCGCCCTGGTTCGTGCCGGCATTATACAACAAAGCGTTTTATCAAACCAGATCGATATGGCTACCGTAGAAGTGCACGTCCACCTCGTCGCCGGCGGCGAACCGGGTGCTCTCGACCGGCAGCACGGCGATGGCCTCGGCGTCCACCATGGTCTTGAGGATCGCGGTCTGCTGGTTGCCGGCCGACGTGGCGTACCAGCGCCCGTCCTCCCGCTCCAGGCGGATGCGCGCGATCTGGACCTTGCCCGCCTTCTTGCGCAGCTCCTCGCGCAGGATGGCCTTGAAGAGTGGCCGCAGCACCCGGCGGTGCCCCTGCATCCTGAGCAAGGCCGGCCGCACGAACTCCTCGAAGGTGATCATGGTGGAGACCGGGTTGCCGGGGAGGGAGAACACGAGGGTCGTGCCGTGGAGGGCAAAGGCCGTGGGGCCCCCGGGCTTGGTCCCGACCTTCCAGAATACCTGCCGCGCCCCCTGCTCTTCCAGCATGGCACGCACCAAGTCCCGGTCACCGGCCGAAACGCCGGCCGAGGTGATCAGGACGTCGGCCTTCAATCCTTCCCGCAGCTTCTCCTGGAGGCTTTCACGCACATCACGGGCAATGCCGATGAGCAGCGGAACCGCCCCCGCCTCCCGCACCGCCGCCGCCAGGGAAAGGGCGTTGCTGTTGACGATCTCCCCCGGCCCCGGGGTGGTGCCCAGTTCCACGAGTTCGTCGCCGGTGGAGAGGATCGCCACGGTGGGGCGGCGATAGACCGGCACCAGCGCCATGCCGAAGCTGGCCAGCATGTTCACCTCCGGCGGGCGGATGACCGACCCGGCCCGGAGGAAGGTCACCCCCGCGGCCACGTCCTCGCCCCGGAAACGGATGTGCTGCCCCTTCTGGACCGGTTCGTTGAGCACGACCTCCCGGTCGCCGTTGTCGGTCTCCTCCACCGGCACCACTGCGTCGCACCCCTCGGGGGCGGGGGCGCCGGTCATGATCCTGACGGCGCAGCCCGGTTCCACGCGCACGCCGTCGGCCTTGGCCCCTGCCGGCAAAAAGCCGTTGACCCGCAGTGTGGCGGGGGTTGCAGGGCAATCAGCGGACCTGACGGCATAGCCGTCCATGGCCGAGTTATCCCACAAGGGCATGTCCCACGGCGCGGCCACATCCTCGGACACCACGCGGCCCACGGCATCCAGCAGGTGAATCCGCTCCGTGCCGACGGGTGTGACGGAGGACAGAATGACGTTCCGGGCTTCTTCGAATGAAACCATGCAATCCCTCCTGATCGAAAATAGAGAGGACAGCGGCAGGGCTCGGGCCTCCACGTTCCTGGCCCGTGGCGGCGGCTGGGACCCGTCATCTGTCCTGTGTGTAGGCAGGCTTCCGCAATGGCTCTCGGGACAGGCGTCCCATGAGGGTTATAACGGGTAATTGCAGTGAATGTGCCATTGGCTATGGTTGCGCAACTGTCGGCGATTGTTGCGTTTGTTCTGGAAAGCCTTGTCAAGGTATTCTTGTTTTGATAGGGTCGTTATCAATTTGATAAAACTGGAGCGCCTCGTCGGGGAGGGTGACTTCCCATTATGGGAGGCGGCAAAAAGCGGGCTGCGGGTGTGCCGAACAGCCTGCCGCTCCCGCCTCTATCCGGACCGTCAGGCTTTTTGCTCGCCGTGGCGCCAGAATTTATGTTATAAGTCAATCGGTTTTGTACTTGAATACCGCATTGGATGCTTCGGTGGTTCTATGGATGAAATGGTAGGCCTGTCCCTTGACCTCTTTGAACGGCTGGGGATTCTGGCGGTTCTCTTTTTCCTCATGATGAGATTCGAGCCATTCCGGCGGCTGCTGACCGGTAAAGTCGCCACGGCGAGCAGCCGCGAGAAGCTGTTCCATGCCGTCTATTTCGGGGCGGCCGGTATTTTTGCCACCTACTGCGGCTTTCCGGTGCACGGGGCGATCGCCAATCTGCGTACGGTTCCGGTGGTCATCGGCGGCATACTGGGAGGCCCCCTGGTCGGCCTGTCCGCCGGGGTCATAGCAGGGGCGCATCGCTATTTCTACGATATCGGCGGGGTGACCTCCGTCTCCTGCGCCATTGCGACGCCATTGGCGGGGGTTGTCGCCGGTCTGCTCTACCGCAGGCTGCACCGGAGGGCCTTCGACCCGCTGATGGCCTTTTTCATCGGCATCGTGGCCGAGTCGATCAAGATGGGGCTGATCCTGCTCCTGGCCCATCCCCGGGAGGCCGCCCTGAGCGTGGTGCATACCATCGGCCTCCCCAGCATCCTCTCCAACGCCTTCGGCATCGCGGTGCTCGTGGAGGTGCTTGCTTCCGTCGCCCGCGAACAGGAACGGGCCATGGCGCAGCAGGCGCAGACCACGCTCAATATCGCCTTCAGGACCCTGCCGTATCTGCGCCATGGCCTAAACCGCGAGTCGGCCGTGGAGGCGTCGCACATCATCCGGGAGATGACCGGCCTGGACGCGGTATCCATCTCCAGCGAGAACGAGATCCTGGCCCACGAGGGGCTGGATGGCGACCAGCATGCCCCGGGCGGGCATGCCCTGCCCCCCGCCGCGCGGCGGGCCTTTGAAACCGGCACGGTGGTGATCGCGTCCACGAAGGATGCCATCGGCTGCGCCAGCCAGGGGGGGAGGCTCGGTTCGGCCATCGTGGTGCCGCTCAAGAAATGGGACAAGACCGTGGGGGTCATGGAGTTGTACCGCCAGAAGGAGCACGCCATCAGCCAACTGGACGTGGAACTGGCCAACGGGCTTGCCCATCTGTTCTCCAACCAGCTTGAACTGGGCGAGATCGAACTCCAGCGCAAGCTGGTGGCCGAGGCGGAGATCAAGGCCCTGCAAGCCCAGATCAACCCCCACTTCCTGTTCAACGCCATCTCCACCATCATCAGCTATACCCGGACCGACCCCCAGACCGCATCCTGCCTGCTGGTGAAGCTGGCCGACTTCTTCCGCAAGAACATCAGCCCCACCGCCAACAAGGTGCCGCTGTCGGTGGAGCTGGAACACTGCGAGGCCTATATCGCCATCGAAAAGGCCCGCTTCGAGGAACGGCTCGCCATCGTCTACGAGATCGACGACGAGGCCCTGTCGTGCAACGTTCCCTCGCTGATCCTGCAGCCGCTGGTGGAAAACGGCGTGCGCCATGGCATCCTGCCCAAGGAGGGGGGCGGTGTGATCCATATCGGAGCCAGAAAGGGGGGTGACGGCCTGGTCATCTCCATCAGGGACAACGGCGTGGGCATGTCCCGGGAACGTATCCGCAGCCTGCTGTCGGAAACGGCGGCGTCCCATGCGGGGAGCGGGTTGGGGCTGGCGCTCAGGAACGTCAACAGCCGCCTGGCGGCCCTGTACGGCAAGGAGAATGGTTTGAAGATCGAGAGCGAGCCGGGTGAGGGGACCACGGTCTACTTCCGGGTGCCGGTGAACGCATGACGATCACCGTATTCATCATCGACGACGAGGCACCGGCCCGCAGGGAGCTGCGCTACCTGCTCGGGCAGGTGGGCGACGTGACGGTCCTCGGCGAGGCGTCCAGCCCTTCCCAGGGGTTGCAGGGCATCCGGGAGACCAGGCCGCAGCTGGTGTTCCTGGATATTCAGCTGCCCGGACTGAGCGGGATAGAATTGGCCCAGGTCATCAGGGAACTCCCCGACAAGCCGCTGGTCGTCTTCGCCACCGCCTTCGAGCAGTTTGCCGTTCAGGCCTTTAACGTGGATGCCTTCGACTACATCCTCAAGCCGTTCACCCTGGAGCGGGTGGCCAAGTCCATCCACAAGGCCGGCAGGGCACTGGATACCCAGGTGCAGGCGCACAAGCCCCTCCAGGAGCTCCACGGCCCGGACAAGCCCGACATCAAGCGGATCCTGGTGCATAAGGGGGGCAAGATGATCCCCGTGCCGCCCGAGAGCATCGTCTTCATCCGGGCCACGGAAGGGGAGGCCCAGGTCCATACGGCAGACGGCGTGTTCACCTCCAAGAGCACCCTCAACACCCTGGAAAGCGTCCTGGAGCCGTACTCCTTCGTCAGGGTCCACCGCAATTCCCTGGTCAACCTGAACTGCATCATCGAGATCATCCCCTGGTTCAACGGCAGTTGCAAACTGGTCATGAACGACAACGGCGGCAGCGAGGTGCTGGTCAGCCGCTACAACGCCAAGGACCTGAAACAACGCCTTATCCTGAGCAAATAGCCCTTCCCCCCGGCATCTTCCGGGTGTCTGGTCCCCCTTCCCGAGGGGGAGGACCATTCAACCGGAATTTTTGCCATTCAACCGCCATTTTGTGCCATTCGGTACAATTGCCTTATCCATAACGCCGCAGTCGGGTATTGTCGCAGGCAATCAAGGAGATTGTGGGGGACCGGCCGTTGGGCCGGCCGTCCCGTCACCACACATTGAAGGAGGCTGGTATGTCCGAAGAATTGATCGAATCTGCAGAGCAGGAAAGCGCAGGGGTGAGCCGCCGCAATTTCATCAAGACAGCGGCAGTGGTGGGGGCCAGCGTGCTGGCGGTGCAGGCCGTCGGCCGCACCGAGGCCCATGCGGCCGAAGATGCGAAGAAGGAAGCCAAGGCGGCCTCGGCAGCCGCTGCCGGCGGTGGCGCCAAGAAGCTTTCCGACGTGCTCAAGGTCGCCCGCGAGAAGATGTATCCCCGCTGCCGGGTCTGTCCCGAGTGCGACGGGGTCGCCTGTTCCGGCGAAGTGCCGGGCATGGGCGGCATCGATTCGGGCAAGGCCTTCAGGAACAATCTCCAGGCCCTTGCCAA is a window of Geobacter sp. FeAm09 DNA encoding:
- a CDS encoding 2Fe-2S iron-sulfur cluster-binding protein; its protein translation is MTEPRIRITVDGQPLQVEPALPLLTALRALGFPIPGLCHHPRTGEQGRCSLCIVEVRDRDGWRAEHACLLRCEPGLTVRTVSPHIHQLRSWAARLLLARGPFNEPAVEVMLRAVLAAAEKGDNGGQYPDAALPPLSADGTDAATPAMPPGCILCGRCIGMCTGIGKNKLAFLGRGKRLRIGYVHGPSDTGACGTCHACRGVCPTGFIRSNGQAAFSARLYRRRGVPRNNGD
- a CDS encoding methyl-accepting chemotaxis protein encodes the protein MSVHKNARVGTKLFAGFLFLAVIATAVNVVNALRLSHIKGMQQQLYAQDIKPMKDLVDLTEAFQKMRVATRDVTIAQTPEAKQKGSALRRDSFKAANDALIAIAASSSEAKDAAEELRKSITQYNTLLDKIYEMIVAGRAAEADAYGRTPESIQIVKNCTEQLKALTAARIAHGNKGTEAAIAITDSALILSMVCTVVMLAIAFVFGVVSTRLITRPVHRLVQQAEKIAAGDLTVKIQQESRDEIGVLAASFATMTESLRDTLQRVNDTSIQVATASNQLQSTSEQIATGAEEVSGQAQTVATASEELSATSGDIAQNCHAAAQGSRQATGAAQTGAEVVAQTVSVMTRIAERVTATAQSVEGLGARSDQIGAIVGTIEDIADQTNLLALNAAIEAARAGEQGRGFAVVADEVRALAERTTTATKEIGAMIKAIQTETKGAVAVMQEGVREVRQGTEEASRSGAAIQEILDQINTVTMQVSQIATAAEEQSATTSEITNNIHQISDVVHHTARGSQQSAAAAGQLARLSDDLRSLVRQFRLA
- a CDS encoding MBL fold metallo-hydrolase, whose product is MSGGATFRIMGSGAGPGAPSFFCDCAGCRDARENPAHARTRSGALVTAGQTQILLDTPPDLRAQLVREQIKAIDRVFLTHWHYDHFGGIGELEYYVKLQRKEPIPLYLPPTAVEQFARAFPDLDEVFAVTAWRFNEPHPFDGVTITPLPANHGIETAGFLVASAGKRLAYFPDTAGLPAETAGAVAGVDWLVCDATFHGDNWFPHSHMSVDEAIGLGREVGAGTTVLTHMSIHYSRPVTAGELQETVSRHPNVLAAHDGMKITL
- a CDS encoding GNAT family N-acetyltransferase; its protein translation is MTAPDREDTCVYDIVFATDEDETELRGIFLDENMDIAGEMQEHVLIQEAGEIIGGGMLTQTGEAEFHLLVFAVKGSARSHGAGSILLRELIGQPWRYSRNGTSAPIGAYTVTTAAKGKSSGFYRKNGFVTCAFSDLAAPFDEQCRECPDRDNCNPVPMRYAGCVAHNGPECAAGGGAP
- a CDS encoding SOS response-associated peptidase; this translates as MCGRFTSILSPETLAAIFHVTAPADLEPRYNIAPTQAVNVVRRTGDGRNRLDEMTWGLIPSWSRGRDLGRHMINARCETVHEKPAFRHAIRHQRCIVPASGFYEWQQAEGGKQPYYIHPVDDSPMGFAGIWEQWRTPEGDMLQSVCILTTSANTSMEAIHDRMPVILAPDGYSFWLDHNRQEPEEFRHLYHPYPPELLQAHKVPDLINNPRFDSPACIVQV
- a CDS encoding DUF2064 domain-containing protein, encoding MRNTIIVFTKVPKPGETKTRLTTDRGGILTSEEAVALYEGCLLDVINVCIAAKSGEVRICYNNGGDADYLEALLAKVSDRSQIKEVYADKAGNFDDCMQYAADYILKDGAPDRAADSILIVGGDIPTLQPYIIRDAVAKLGRLAGSKAGLAAKKDNAADQPLGAAVVEGACQEGGFSIVGYTYTTPFDFKGVFYNQDGITALDMLVAKASGKNLPLGVVEAVPDVDIPVDLASMIPVVKALKLAAANDENILVPAHTIGILEEIGLESTAQPPQR
- a CDS encoding indolepyruvate oxidoreductase subunit beta, whose translation is MISQQLIISGVNGQGILFITRLLAETAIAKGLPVMTSETHGAAQVDGVVISHLKVGAFSNRLVRPGRADGLIALKPGNVELHGSFLKPDGWITANAGAAVPPAEAATVNADTLAVQLGNPQAVNLIVLGRALSTGRLFCTAEELARTIRRKLQDKPALLEEALAALDAGAAAAC
- a CDS encoding ferredoxin family protein, translating into MPPVMDNVRPSEHPEDYSVQVHIDDERCNGCGLCVAFCPEAVLEMRTTVGGGKAVAAAPEKCCTCYTCVGQCPQKAIQLELRQK